The Triticum dicoccoides isolate Atlit2015 ecotype Zavitan chromosome 6A, WEW_v2.0, whole genome shotgun sequence genome has a window encoding:
- the LOC119315967 gene encoding NAC domain-containing protein 71-like produces MTRSVPEDGIGAYSILFRIRVRNEPESVFDADTGFAPHPRYIMQPAAKEGQNQNQIDCSTPRHATAREGQNDLLFFRESLVRALLADMAGEGDGAEEKTIVVGAGEQEGQIVVAGAAYEEEEVDGGGGAAADEESGGGDGQFIIPPPGFRFRPSDDELIRYYLLPKLQGRGHAPNRAIIEHNVYQCHPDELTGKYRGRGEGKSFYFLSPRVRRYDNGDRPRRDTDDGRGRWKVSTGKKDMGEEKKVAGDGTTRYCMSVLNYFESPRGGGRKSEWLMRELTVPAYEIKLPKDGGPGGKTLDRYVMCKIYLKDDKGDDDEEAGPSSASPLLLHGPVEGDEGATSAELPKLSKKMAGKRPKQPETDEMREKRVLQQNPDGVHAAAAAAATCDGVHAPAAAGDGVHDAPAAAMEDVVHDAPAAYLGGANADYYHHEGAMVLPTASSSPGEAALVTADGSPVSTVVSVEGNEEGNNGDCSSHGRGESAGGVTAPASAPAEGDGPQHA; encoded by the exons ATGACTCGATCGGTGCCGGAGGATGGCATAGGCGCGTATTCTATTCTCTTCCGGATCCGAGTTCGTAACGAACCCGAGTCTGTATTCGATGCGGACACAGGATTTGCACCACATCCACGTTATATAATGCAGCCTGCGGCCAAAGAAGGCCAAAACCAGAACCAGATCGATTGtagcacgccacgccacgccacggcaCGAGAAGGCCAGAACGATCTCCTCTTCTTTCGCGAATCGCTAGTGCGTGCTCTACTCGCCGACATGGCaggggaaggggacggcgcggaggaGAAGACGATCGTCGTCGGAGCGGGAGAGCAGGAGGGGCAGATCGTCGTCGCCGGAGCAGcgtacgaggaggaggaggtggacggcGGAGGAGGAGCCGCAGCAGACGAGGAGAGCGGCGGGGGCGACGGCCAGTTCATCATTCCGCCGCCGGGGTTCCGGTTCAGGCCGAGCGACGACGAGCTCATCAGGTACTACCTGCTCCCCAAGCTGCAGGGCCGGGGCCACGCGCCCAACAGGGCCATCATCGAGCACAACGTGTACCAGTGCCACCCGGACGAGCTCACCG GGAAGTACAGGGGCCGGGGCGAGGGCAAGAGCTTCTACTTCCTGTCGCCGAGGGTGCGCCGGTACGACAACGGGGACCGGCCGCGGCGGGACACGGACGACGGCCGCGGCCGGTGGAAGGTGTCGACGGGCAAGAAGGACATGGGGGAGGAGAAGAAGGTGGCCGGCGACGGCACGACCCGCTACTGCATGAGCGTGCTCAACTACTTCGAGAGCCCCAGAGGCGGCGGGCGCAAGTCCGAGTGGCTCATGAGAGAGCTCACCGTCCCGGCGTACGAGATCAAGCTCCCCAAGGACGGCGGCCCTGGAGGCAAGACG TTGGATAGGTACGTGATGTGCAAGATTTACCTCAAAGACGACAaaggtgacgacgacgaggaggcagGGCCCAGCAGCGCCTCGCCGCTGCTCCTGCACGGGCCGGTGGAGGGCGACGAAGGGGCGACGTCGGCGGAGCTTCCTAAGCTTTCGAAGAAAATGGCGGGCAAGAGGCCC AAGCAGCCGGAGACGGATGAGATGCGCGAGAAGCGGGTGCTTCAACAGAACC CTGATGGGGTtcacgcagcagcagcagcagcagcaacttgcGATGGCGTCCACGCACCAGCAGCGGCAGGCGATGGCGTTCATGATGCGCCAGCAGCAGCAATGGAGGATGTCGTTCATGatgcaccagcagca tactTGGGCGGCGCCAACGCCGATTACTATCACCACGAAGGGGCCATGGTCCTCCCGACGgcgagcagttctccaggagaggcGGCGCTGGTAACAGCAGACGGTTCGCCGGTCAGCACGGTGGTGTCTGTGGAGGGAAACGAGGAGGGTAACAACGGGGATTGCAGCAGCCATGGTCGGGGGGAGTCTGCGGGCGGGGTGACGGCACCGGCATCGGCACCGGCAGAGGGTGATGGCCCCCAGCATGCATAA